A stretch of the Kroppenstedtia eburnea genome encodes the following:
- the nadC gene encoding carboxylating nicotinate-nucleotide diphosphorylase codes for MNRLQLRPLVREVLNEDIGAGDWTTESLVTETERTTGIFLAKGDGVVAGLPVVEEVFRQLDPDIRLTCEVAEGERVSSGTVLARAEGTTRALLTGERVALNFLQRLSGIATVTRQVVDALEGLDCRVLDTRKTTPGLRMLEKYAVRTGGGTNHRLGLSHGVMIKDNHIAVAGSMRKAVERVRSRVGHMVQVEVEADTLEQVVEAVSLDVDGILLDNMDPDHLRQAVAIVDGRVWTEASGGITPATARRVAETGVDAISLGWLTHSVQALDISLEILKRRG; via the coding sequence TTGAATCGGTTGCAACTGAGACCGTTGGTACGTGAAGTATTGAATGAGGATATTGGTGCAGGGGATTGGACCACCGAATCCCTGGTGACGGAGACGGAGAGAACGACAGGGATCTTTTTGGCCAAGGGAGACGGGGTGGTGGCGGGATTGCCGGTGGTGGAAGAGGTATTTCGCCAATTGGACCCGGACATCCGGTTGACTTGTGAGGTGGCAGAGGGGGAGCGGGTTTCTTCCGGTACCGTCCTGGCCCGGGCGGAGGGAACCACCCGGGCTCTTCTCACCGGGGAGCGGGTGGCACTCAATTTCCTGCAGCGCCTGTCCGGGATCGCCACCGTCACCCGTCAGGTGGTGGACGCGTTGGAAGGGTTGGATTGCCGGGTGCTGGACACCCGGAAAACCACACCGGGGCTGAGGATGCTGGAGAAGTACGCGGTCCGGACCGGTGGCGGGACCAATCACCGATTGGGGCTCAGCCACGGAGTGATGATCAAGGATAACCACATCGCCGTGGCCGGCAGTATGCGGAAAGCGGTGGAGCGGGTCCGCTCCCGGGTGGGTCACATGGTTCAGGTGGAGGTGGAGGCGGACACCCTGGAACAGGTGGTGGAAGCGGTCTCTCTCGATGTGGATGGGATCCTGTTGGACAACATGGATCCGGACCATCTGCGGCAGGCTGTGGCCATCGTGGACGGCCGGGTCTGGACGGAGGCCTCCGGGGGCATCACTCCTGCAACCGCGCGCAGAGTGGCAGAGACCGGAGTGGATGCCATCTCCCTGGGATGGCTGACCCATTCGGTTCAAGCCCTGGATATCAGTCTGGAGATTCTCAAAAGGAGAGGATGA